Proteins co-encoded in one Fusarium fujikuroi IMI 58289 draft genome, chromosome FFUJ_chr06 genomic window:
- a CDS encoding related to phytochrome, with amino-acid sequence MDAPHEKDDQDVNQAQPEQEQREQEHDPSSTSPPTYTSYPPPPQSSTASSSTFRPMGQDLPNLRTSPSDATPTRTTRAASSAAPSEQNSIANSDPPFSPWSVGSDKQLGYHSAASDISGDRVFPIRSVISVDPNSSKIASEDYFPALPERDGRSIPVHVPGAPRADTGPDLRRSDTVPANYHSRAHSERIDALMRRKNTMSGPMSSIQLDANRHGSSTTPLQLDISTSDNETETEESGPMGHSAPAAVHSGHEADVSSVGQSSSDVPLITSRFTHVVTDDGHAVITGRNGVLQRCEDEPIHTPGAIQTFGALVALREENDGCFVARYISENSERMLGYTPKQLFQLKSFLDILTEEQQDNLLDHIDFIRDEDADPAVNGPEVFSLSIRSPKRKSTKLWCAIHINPAHPDLIICEFELDDDTEYPLRPVDELTPDTPHDTLQSNPTLEEIEESTEVLSKPLRILRSARKRRGEQGAMQVFDIMSQVQEQLSSAPNLEAFLKILVGIVKELTGFHRVMIYQFDSSFNGKVVTELVDTSMTRDLYKGLHFPASDIPRQARDLYKLNKVRLLYDRDQDTSRIVCRTKEDLEVPLDMSHSYLRAMSPIHIKYLKNMAVRSSMSISINAFNELWGLISCHSYGNHGMRVSFPIRKMCRLVGDTASRNIERLSYASRLQARKLINTAPTDKNPSGYIIASSEDLLKLFDADFGLLSIKGETKIMGLVEQSQEALAMLEYLRMRQLTSVVASQDVKEDFPDLRYPPGFQVVAGLLYVPLSVGGNDFIVFFRKGQIKEVKWAGNPYQKFVREGTAGYLEPRKSFKTWNETVVGKCREWNEEQVETAAVLCLVYGKFIEVWRQKEMALQNSKLTQLLLANSAHEVRTPLNAIINYLEIALEGSLDQETRDNLARSHSASKSLIYVINDLLDLTKTEEGQNLVKDEVFDLASCIREATGPFLNDAKRKGIHYTVIQHPGLPQFVHGDERRIRQALSNVTANAVAHTHSGHVKVEVFVSEVKDRQAVVDFVIEDSGIGMSASQLDTLFRDLEQVSSEEAPMSGTKLEEMPREMRTLGLGLAVVARIVRNMDGQLRLKSEVGQGSRFVVQLPFLLSNECPSSQGNENITKSSRTNKSTNSAESANTATSAPLSLTAAPEGEITLVERVSSMTSAVEGGDASVKGSRASQRSMSSHGSRGSHQSDADRLIDAISTPLSLNDREGGEYPLPGSVNSGGTSMRPTSRGAVSLSGRSVSPPRSPVVTKPHSEPGSAGVVDSKTPIRAVKIPDEYSDVPQRPQPNEHSRVLFEMKGNDRPVTKAATESVTSGGTQMTEAQHLEVLVAEDDPINMKILRKRLERVGHGVHHTVNGEDCAAAYRERSKEFDVVLMDMQMPIVDGLTSTKMIRSMEASAEHQGHSSLANSNYRIPIFAVSASLVEREKQTYVDAGFDGWILKPIDFKRLNTLLAGISDEEVRKSCLYEPGQWERGGWFLPRAVLGGSVTSDETTPKAEPDSKNKDIGNTVAAEKAKAEGDAIEPAPST; translated from the exons ATGGATGCGCCTCACGAGAAGGACGACCAGGACGTCAACCAAGCCCAGCCAGAGCAGGAACAACGGGAGCAGGAACACGACCCCTCGTCTACGTCTCCTCCAACCTATACTTCTTACCCTCCTCCCCCACAGTCTTCGACAGCATCTTCGTCAACATTCAGGCCCATGGGCCAAGACTTGCCAAATTTGCGAACAAGTCCTTCCGACGCAACTCCAACACGCACGACTCGGGCTGCCTCATCTGCTGCTCCTAGCGAGCAGAATAGTATTGCAAACTCGGACCCACCGTTTTCTCCTTGGAGTGTTGGATCAGACAAGCAATTAGGATATCACTCTGCTGCTTCAGATATTTCTGGAGATCGAGTCTTTCCTATACGATCCGTTATAAGCGTCGACCCCAACTCTAGTAAGATCGCCAGTGAGGATTATTTCCCGGCTTTGCCTGAGCGCGATGGTCGAAGCATTCCTGTCCATGTTCCAGGTGCTCCTCGAGCTGACACAGGGCCAGATCTGAGACGGTCAGACACTGTCCCAGCTAATTACCATTCACGAGCCCACAGTGAGCGCATCGATGCCCTTATGCGGAGGAAGAACACAATGAGCGGTCCAATGTCCAGTATTCAACTAGACGCAAACCGCCATGGAAGCAGTACAACCCCACTTCAGCTCGATATCTCCACTTCCGACAatgaaacagaaacagaagaatCCGGGCCAATGGGTCACAGCGCACCTGCAGCTGTACACTCTGGACACGAGGCCGATGTGTCTTCTGTGGGACAATCGAGTTCTGACGTCCCCCTTATCACCTCTCGCTTCACCCATGTTGTAACCGATGATGGCCATGCAGTTATCACAGGTCGCAATGGAGTCCTTCAGCGCTGCGAAGATGAACCGATCCATACTCCTGGTGCGATTCAAACATTCGGCGCTCTCGTTGCGCTCCGTGAAGAGAATGATGGCTGTTTCGTCGCTCGGTACATTAGCGAAAACTCCGAGCGAATGCTGGGCTACACCCCCAAGCAACTATTTCAACTCAAAAGCTTCTTGGACATCTTGACGGAGGAACAGCAGGATAATCTTCTTGACCACATCGATTTCATTCGTGACGAAGATGCGGATCCAGCCGTTAACGGGCCTGAAGTTTTTAGTTTGTCGATTCGGTCCCCTAAGCGCAAAAGCACAAAACTCTGGTGCGCTATTCACATAAACCCGGCACATCCTGATTTAATCATTTGCGAATTCGAGCTGGACGATGACACTGAATATCCTCTACGGCCTGTTGATGAGTTGACGCCCGATACCCCACACGACACCCTCCAGTCAAATCCCACACTGGAAGAAATCGAAGAGAGCACAGAGGTCCTCAGCAAACCCTTGCGGATATTGAGAAGTGCGAGAAAGAGGCGGGGTGAGCAAGGTGCCATGCAAGTCTTTGATATCATGTCCCAGGTTCAAGAGCAGCTCTCCTCAGCTCCTAATTTGGAAGCGTTCCTGAAAATTCTTGTGGGCATAGTCAAAGAATTGACTGGCTTCCACCGTGTCATGATCTACCAGTTCGACTCTTCCTTCAATGGCAAGGTCGTAACAGAACTTGTCGACACATCAATGACAAGAGATTTGTATAAAGGCCTCCACTTTCCCGCATCAGACATTCCGCGACAAGCTCGCGACTTATACAAACTCAACAAGGTCAGGTTGCTTTACGACCGGGACCAAGACACCTCCAGAATAGTTTGCAGGACTAAGGAAGACCTGGAAGTGCCTCTAGACATGAGCCATTCTTACTTGCGAGCCATGTCCCCTATCCATATTAAATATCTCAAAAACATGGCAGTGAGATCGTCCATGTCGATATCAATTAATGCTTTCAACGAGCTATGGGGCCTTATTTCTTGCCACTCATATGGTAATCACGGCATGCGTGTGTCTTTTCCAATTCGGAAGATGTGTCGCCTTGTTGGTGATACCGCGTCCAGAAATATCGAGAGACTATCTTATGCTTCGCGGCTGCAGGCTCGCAAGCTGATCAACACTGCACCTACAGACAAAAATCCTTCCGGATACATTATTGCGTCTTCGGAGGATCTTTTGAAGCTGTTCGATGCCGATTTTGGACTGCTATCTATCAAGGGCGAGACCAAAATCATGGGTCTTGTGGAACAAAGCCAGGAAGCCCTCGCGATGCTGGAATACCTACGGATGCGCCAACTTACCTCTGTCGTTGCATCGCAGGACGTCAAAGAAGATTTCCCCGACCTGCGATATCCACCTGGTTTCCAAGTTGTAGCTGGTCTACTCTATGTACCCCTCAGCGTTGGTGGCAAcgacttcatcgtcttcttccggAAGGGCCAGATTAAAGAAGTCAAGTGGGCCGGCAACCCCTACCAAAAGTTTGTTCGAGAGGGCACTGCTGGCTACTTGGAACCAAGAAAGAGCTTCAAAACGTGGAACGAAACTGTTGTCGGCAAGTGCCGAGAATGGAATGAGGAACAGGTCGAGACTGCAGCCGTGCTCTGTCTCGTCTACGGTAAATTCATTGAGGTCTGGAGGCAAAAAGAAATGGCTCTTCAAAACAGCAAGTTAACTCAGTTGTTGCTTGCTAATTCTGCCCATGAGGTCCGGACACCTCTTAATGCCATTATCAACTACCTGGAAATAGCCCTGGAAGGTAGTCTCGATCAAGAAACCCGAGATAACCTGGCGAGATCTCATTCCGCCTCTAAGTCTTTGATCTATGTCATCAACGACTTGTTAGACTTGACCAAGACTGAGGAAGGACAGAACTTGGTCAAGGATGAGGTTTTTGATCTTGCCAGCTGTATTAGAGAAGCGACAGGTCCATTCCTGAATGATGCCAAACGAAAAGGGATTCATTACACCGTTATTCAGCATCCTGGGCTTCCACAATTTGTGCATGGCGATGAACGACGAATCCGCCAAGCACTATCGAATGTCACTGCGAACGCGGTGGCCCATACGCACAGCGGCCACGTAAAGGTGGAAGTCTTTGTGTCAGAAGTCAAAGATCGACAGGCAGTGGTGGATTTTGTAATTGAGGACTCTGGGATTGGCATGAGTGCCAGCCAATTGGACACCTTGTTCCGTGACCTTGAACAGGTCAGCTCAGAGGAAGCGCCTATGTCGGGCACGAAGCTGGAGGAGATGCCTCGCGAAATGCGAACATTGGGACTCGgtcttgctgttgttgcCCGCATTGTTCGAAACATGGATGGGCAGCTTCGCCTCAAGTCGGAGGTTGGCCAAGGCTCAAGATTCGTGGTTCAGCTTCCATTCCTTCTTTCCAATGAGTGTCCAAGCTCACAAGGAAACGAAAACATCACTAAGAGTAGTCGGACAAACAAGTCGACAAACAGTGCAGAGTCTGCCAATACTGCAACATCTGCTCCTCTTTCTTTGACAGCTGCTCCAGAAGGAGAGATCACACTCGTTGAGAGGGTTAGCTCCATGACTTCAGCTGTCGAAGGAGGCGATGCATCAGTGAAGGGAAGCCgagcaagccaaagaagTATGAGTAGCCATGGCAGCCGTGGCAGCCATCAAAGTGACGCCGATCGACTCATTGATGCGATCTCGACGCCCCTATCTCTGAACGACAGGGAAGGCGGTGAGTATCCTCTTCCTGGTAGTGTAAATTCAGGAGGGACCTCCATGCGGCCCACGTCCCGCGGAGCTGTCAGCCTCAGTGGCCGATCTGTGAGTCCTCCCCGGAGCCCTGTAGTAACCAAACCACATAGCGAGCCTGGAAGCGCAGGGGTGGTGGATTCAAAAACTCCGATTCGCGCTGTCAAGATTCCAGACGAGTACAGCGATGTGCCTCAAAGACCACAGCCCAACGAACATTCCCGTGTCCTTTTTGAGATGAAGGGAAACGATCGCCCCGTGACAAAGGCTGCGACAGAGAGTGTCACAAGCGGAGGAACTCAGATGACTGAGGCACAACATCTGGAGGTCCTTGTGGCCGAGGACGACCCAATCAACATGAAGATTTTGAGGAAGCGTTTGGAGCGAGTCGGCCATGGTGTGCATCATACTGTCAATGGCGAAGACTGTGCTGCAGCGTATCGCGAACGATCAAAGGAGTTTGACGTGGTCTTGATGGATATGCAA ATGCCAATTGTCGATGGACTCACAAGTACGAAAATGATCAGGTCAATGGAGGCATCCGCGGagcatcaaggccattcGTCGTTGGCTAATTCAAATTATCGCATACCGATTTTCGCGGTTTCGGCTTCTCTTGTTGAGCGCGAGAAGCAGACCTACGTCGATGCCGGGTTTGATGGCTGGATCCTCAAGCCGATCGATTTCAAACGTCTCAACACTTTGCTTGCCGGTATTTCTGATGAGGAGGTCCGCAAGTCTTGCCTATACGAACCAGGTCAGTGGGAACGTGGAGGTTGGTTTCTTCCAAGGGCCGTTCTTGGTGGTTCAGTGACTAGCGACGAGACGACACCCAAGGCCGAACCTGATTCCAAAAATAAAGACATAGGCAACACAGTAGCTgccgagaaggccaaggctgagggcGATGCTATTGAGCCTGCGCCCAGTACTTGA
- a CDS encoding probable casein kinase II beta subunit CKB1, with product MSTSSGVPESWISSFCSLLGHEYFAEVSEEFIEDDFNLTGLQSQVAMYKEALEMILDVEPEDDEEEEEEEEEEDENESDPERLTRAASERRHHRMASDLSVIESSAEMLYGLIHQRFICSRAGIQQMSEKYELGHFGCCPRTNCDQARTLPVGLSDIPGEDTVKLFCPSCLDVYVPPNSRFQTVDGAFFGRTFGSLFLLTFPEYDLTKRGIEVLSSTSSRVNEGDGLINGMYAKNIGPGLGREHIYEPRIYDINELDEARLYAEQNPDSEDDDENSGQAGVNGRVMVRRRPPGNARLRQRQNNNGSPMALSTNGAESEL from the exons ATGTCGACCTCTTCGGGCGTCCCCGAGTCCTGGATATCCAGTTTCTGCTCTCTTCTCGGCCATGAATACTTTGCCGAAGTCTCGGAGGAGTTTATCGAGGATGACTTCAACCTGACTGGCCTGCAGTCCCAGGTTGCCATGTACAAGGAAGCATTGGAG ATGATCCTGGATGTGGAACCAGaggacgacgaggaagaggaggaagaggaggaggaagaggatgagaacgAGTCAGACCCAGAACGCTTGACTAGAGCAGCCAGCGAGCGGAGGCATCACCGCATGGCCAGCGACTTGTCCGTCATCGAATCCTCTGCCGAGATGCTGTACGGCCTCATCCACCAACGCTTTATCTGCTCCAGGGCTGGCATCCAGCAGATGAGTGAAAAGTACGAGCTAGGCCATTTTGGCTGCTGTCCCAGGACAAACTGTGACCAAGCTCGCACTCTGCCTGTCGGCCTCTCCGATATCCCTGGCGAGGACACGGTTAAGCTCTTCTGCCCATCATGTTTAGACGTTTACGTCCCGCCCAACAGCCGTTTCCAAACTGTCGACGGCGCCTTCTTTGGTCGTACTTTCGGCTCCCTCTTTCTCCTTACTTTCCCAGAATATGACCTTACTAAGCGCGGCATCGAAGTGCTGTCATCCACGAGCTCTCGTGTTAACGAAGGCGATGGTCTCATCAACGGCATGTACGCAAAGAATATTGGCCCTGGTCTAGGTCGTGAGCATATATACGAGCCTCGCATTTATG ATATCAACGAGCTCGATGAAGCCCGTCTCTACGCAGAACAGAACCCTGACTcggaggatgacgacgagaacAGCGGTCAAGCTGGTGTGAATGGCAGAGTTATGGTTCGTCGACGCCCTCCTGGAAACGCTCGCCTTCGCCAGAGGCAGAACAACAATGGTAGCCCCATGGCTCTGTCCACTAATGGAGCTGAATCCGAGCTGTAG